A single genomic interval of Noviherbaspirillum saxi harbors:
- a CDS encoding PAS domain-containing hybrid sensor histidine kinase/response regulator, protein MNSHNLTSAQLNGILSIADDAIICVDNRHRIILFNQGAERIFGWTAAEAYGADLNELLPQRYHASHRTHIDNFDRSGQSARRMGERRAIFALRKDGSEFPAEASISRLEADDGAIYTVILRDISTRKAYERELQEARDKAEAATQAKSMFLANMSHEIRTPLNAVIGMTSLLLNTPVDDEQRDYAETIRASGEVLLTLLNDILDYSKIEIGKLETERQPFDLRRCIEESLDLLSSEASQKNLNFAYFIEDGVPASLMGDVTRVRQVLVNLLSNSIKFTHHGEVVVLVSSTRIDDERHEIRFAVKDSGIGIPADRLGDLFQAFTQVDASTTRKYGGTGLGLAISKRLTEIMGGRMWVESAVGTGSTFYFTITAAAASPVLAENVLQESASALRGKHVLIVDDNATNRRILVKQALLWGMIPAALASGIEALDLLRHGHAFDVAILDMSMPEMDGMALAREIRKHRDANALPLVMLTSVAHRPDDTGMQEIRFAAYLNKPIKPAALFDVLLHAMQIQPLVAGKEKPHAARGRMAESLPLNILVAEDNTVNQKVVQQLLAHLGYRADVVANGVEVLDALERQAYDVVLMDVQMPEMDGLEATRRLRARFGSSGPRIIAMTANAMPGDREKCLAAGMDAYVSKPIELDDVSGVLTAIAPAHRANKADGNTMPVIDQRRIDQLLELQDEDNPTLAADIMQLFVQDAPTHLDSIARAITEGDATLLKTASHRFLSGIENLGAMRMRGPCMALERLGLEGSMQGAHALQLQLQLQQEFENARAYLQKLVGAD, encoded by the coding sequence ATGAATTCACACAACCTTACTTCAGCGCAACTGAACGGCATACTCAGCATTGCCGACGATGCGATCATCTGTGTGGACAACAGGCACCGCATCATCCTTTTCAACCAGGGTGCCGAACGGATTTTCGGCTGGACTGCTGCCGAAGCCTACGGCGCCGATCTCAACGAACTGCTGCCGCAACGGTACCACGCCAGTCATCGGACCCATATCGACAACTTCGACCGTTCGGGACAAAGTGCAAGGAGGATGGGCGAACGCCGCGCCATTTTCGCGCTGCGCAAGGACGGCTCAGAATTCCCGGCGGAAGCCTCGATCTCGCGCCTCGAAGCCGATGACGGCGCGATATACACGGTGATCCTGCGCGACATATCCACCCGCAAGGCCTATGAGCGCGAATTGCAGGAGGCCCGCGACAAGGCTGAAGCGGCGACGCAGGCGAAGAGCATGTTTCTTGCGAACATGAGCCATGAAATCCGCACGCCGCTCAACGCGGTGATCGGCATGACCAGCCTGCTGCTCAACACGCCGGTGGACGACGAGCAGCGCGATTACGCGGAAACCATCCGTGCCAGCGGCGAAGTGCTGCTCACGCTGCTCAACGACATCCTCGATTACTCCAAGATCGAGATCGGCAAACTGGAAACCGAACGCCAGCCATTCGACCTGAGGCGCTGTATCGAGGAATCGCTGGACCTGCTGTCTTCGGAAGCCAGCCAGAAGAACCTGAACTTCGCCTATTTCATCGAGGACGGCGTCCCGGCCTCATTGATGGGCGACGTCACGCGGGTGCGCCAGGTGCTGGTCAACCTGCTGTCGAATTCCATCAAGTTCACCCATCACGGCGAAGTCGTCGTACTCGTCTCATCCACCCGTATCGATGACGAGCGGCATGAAATCCGTTTTGCGGTCAAGGATAGCGGCATCGGCATACCGGCGGATCGGCTTGGCGATCTGTTCCAGGCATTTACCCAGGTCGATGCCTCGACCACGCGCAAATACGGCGGTACCGGCCTCGGGCTTGCGATCAGCAAACGGCTGACCGAAATCATGGGCGGCCGGATGTGGGTGGAAAGCGCGGTCGGCACCGGCTCGACGTTTTATTTCACCATCACGGCTGCCGCCGCGAGTCCGGTCCTGGCGGAAAACGTATTGCAGGAAAGCGCCTCGGCCTTGCGCGGCAAGCATGTGCTGATCGTCGATGACAACGCGACCAACCGGCGCATCCTGGTCAAGCAGGCGCTGCTGTGGGGCATGATTCCAGCGGCGCTAGCGTCCGGCATCGAGGCACTCGATCTGCTGCGTCATGGCCATGCATTCGATGTCGCGATTCTCGACATGAGCATGCCCGAAATGGATGGCATGGCGCTGGCACGCGAAATCCGCAAGCATCGCGATGCGAATGCGCTTCCCCTCGTCATGCTCACCTCGGTCGCGCACCGGCCGGACGACACCGGCATGCAGGAAATCCGGTTTGCTGCCTATCTGAACAAGCCGATCAAGCCGGCAGCTCTGTTCGATGTCTTGCTGCACGCAATGCAGATCCAGCCTCTTGTGGCCGGCAAGGAAAAGCCGCATGCCGCGCGCGGCAGAATGGCCGAATCATTGCCGCTCAACATACTCGTGGCCGAGGACAACACCGTCAACCAGAAAGTCGTGCAGCAGTTGCTTGCGCACTTGGGTTACCGTGCGGACGTCGTCGCCAATGGCGTGGAAGTGCTCGATGCACTTGAGCGTCAGGCTTACGATGTGGTACTGATGGATGTGCAGATGCCGGAAATGGATGGCCTGGAAGCGACGCGCCGGCTGCGCGCGCGTTTCGGCAGCAGCGGGCCGCGCATCATTGCAATGACCGCCAATGCAATGCCCGGCGACCGTGAAAAATGCCTGGCCGCCGGTATGGATGCTTATGTGTCGAAGCCGATCGAACTCGACGATGTGAGCGGCGTGCTGACAGCAATCGCCCCGGCACATCGCGCGAACAAGGCGGACGGCAACACTATGCCGGTAATCGACCAACGCCGGATCGATCAGCTGCTTGAGTTGCAAGACGAAGATAATCCCACGCTGGCCGCCGACATCATGCAATTGTTTGTGCAGGATGCGCCGACCCATCTCGACAGCATTGCGCGCGCGATCACGGAAGGCGATGCAACGCTCCTGAAGACAGCCAGCCACCGCTTCCTGTCCGGCATTGAAAACCTCGGCGCGATGCGCATGCGCGGACCTTGCATGGCACTGGAACGCCTCGGGCTGGAAGGCAGCATGCAAGGCGCGCATGCGCTGCAGCTACAGCTACAGCTGCAGCAAGAGTTCGAGAACGCGCGCGCTTATTTGCAAAAACTCGTCGGGGCCGACTGA
- the thiS gene encoding sulfur carrier protein ThiS — protein sequence MKITFKLFATLTDYLPPERKYNAIDMEVGPDITLGELIARFNMPPKLVHLVLVNGVFVDPAQHNSRKLAEGDVVAIWPPVASD from the coding sequence ATGAAAATCACCTTCAAGCTGTTTGCCACGCTGACCGACTATCTGCCCCCGGAACGCAAGTACAACGCGATTGATATGGAGGTAGGCCCGGATATCACCTTGGGTGAACTGATCGCGCGCTTCAATATGCCGCCCAAGCTGGTGCATCTGGTGCTGGTCAATGGGGTGTTTGTCGACCCGGCGCAGCACAACAGCCGCAAGCTGGCAGAAGGGGACGTAGTAGCGATCTGGCCACCGGTTGCGAGTGACTGA
- a CDS encoding beta strand repeat-containing protein → MTVSITSQDLTQDSFKETLVKFGEKAFAGGGAYMSALGDSILQQAGSAQARAELFQQQLSNLDNLAAHIVDEMKAVNSSGLDTAILSRYNALTIELGKVDGFIDSAKQAGVMADNLHAVGKSLGAVVGSLELLAALRSNASQAEISKEAFVAGAGIAAGIFAGTSLTIGVAVAVIVGAGAKLFWDNFIAPNVSDAGIDLSRPFWDSLFDSLGLNPVQSKIKQNTLISELQVAFEKAETTTSPLILDLDGDGVETISRTADIHFDHDGNQFAENTGWVGKDDGLLVWDRNGNGKIDSGQELFGSETLLANGSKAANGFAALSELDGNNDGKVDANDAAYAQLRIWKDGDSNAVVSDGELITLGAGGIQSMETAYTTQAEMDAQGNQHLQVSQYIRTDGSARKVTDVWFSVDQARTINQNTIVVSETISALPDLQGFGNVRSLHQAMAIDTSGRLQSLVEAFASETSADARANIMTTLVYAWAGVENIDPNSRAATQIYGNVIGDARKLATLEAFLGEGYLGTWCWGERDPNPHGNAAPILIKAFDKLVAEFSRELLAQTHFNSLYNAFGLVWNASSASLEIDVTEVVAALQSKYDANQEAGATLMREFGVALKQGGAFGTKALAALHLHGSSGGTEFELLLSQMGWSQTTGGSGDNTLYGDVGRSNVLQGLGGNDRLYGNNLDDILEGGTGDDWLYGEDANDTLEGGLGKDVLSGGKNDDTYVFSLGDGNDTINENANEGADVLKFGTGISPIDVEVSREIMDVVLRLNGTDSVRIVGYFNKNAIDQIKFSDGTSWDFETVANKASYIGTAGTDYMYAVTGVANRINGLGGNDSIYGADKDDVLNGGAGNDVLEGSGGNDTYVFNLGDGSDAIAESTSTSGGTDILRLGAGLDAASTQIERQNSDLTLVFNGTDKVRIVNYFNKNTVDQIQFADGTVWDHAAITDRLTYNGTAGADYLYSLSGVANRINGLGGNDTLYGADKDDVLNGGVGNDVLEGSGGNDTYVFNLGDGSDAIAESTSMSGGTDILKLGAGLDAAGTQIERQNSDLTLVFNGTDKVRIVNYFNKNTVDQIQFADGTVWDYNAVVALLPYNGTDGADYMYGLSGVANRINGLGGNDSIYGADKDDVLNGGAGNDVLEGSGGNDTYVFNLGDGSDAIAESTSTSGGTDILRLGAGLDAASTQIERQNSDLTLVFNGTDKVRIVNYFNKNTVDQIQFADGTVWDHAAITDRLTYNGTAGADYLYSLSGVANRINGLGGNDTLYGADKDDVLNGGVGNDVLEGSGGNDTYVFNLGDGSDAIAESTSTSGGTDILRLGAGLDAASTQIERQNSDLTLVFNGTDKVRIVNYFNKNTVDQIQFADGTVWDHAAITDRLTYNGTAGADYLYSLSGVANRINGLGGNDTLYGADKDDVLNGGAGNDVLEGSGGNDTYVFNLGDGSDAIAESTSMSGGTDILKLGAGLDAAGTQIERQNSDLTLVFNGTDKVRIVNYFNKNTVDQIQFADGTVWDHAAVTDRLTYNGTAGADYLYSLSGVANRINGLGGNDSLYGADKDDVLNGGVGNDVLEGSGGNDTYVFNLGDGSDAIAESTSTSGGTDILKLGAGLDAAGTQIERQNSDLTLVFNGTDKVRIVNYFNKNTVDQIQFADGTVWDHAAVTDRLTYNGTAGADYLYSLSGVANRINGLGGNDSLYGADKDDVLNGGVGNDVLEGSGGNDTYVFNLGDGSDAIAESTSTSGGTDILRLGAGLDAASTQIERQNSDLTLVFNGTDKVRIVNYFNKNTVDQIQFADGTVWDHAAVTDRLTYNGTAGADYLYSLSGVANRINGLGGNDTLYGADKDDVLNGGAGNDQLYGGAGNDVLEGGSGNDLLAGEGGNDIFRFTGPLDGIDTVSNFVTGSDVIHIIGSGFGLTGGDGVSFFTGTSTPATSGVSAQFLYNSSSGALYFDRDGTDLAYGAVQVATLTGSKTLVATDFVVVEV, encoded by the coding sequence AAAGAAACATTAGTTAAGTTCGGAGAAAAGGCATTTGCAGGTGGTGGCGCATACATGTCGGCGCTTGGAGACAGTATTCTGCAACAGGCTGGTTCAGCACAAGCTAGAGCCGAGTTGTTTCAGCAGCAGTTGTCAAATCTTGACAATCTGGCTGCACACATAGTGGACGAGATGAAGGCTGTGAACAGCTCAGGTTTGGACACTGCGATTTTAAGTCGATATAACGCGCTGACAATTGAATTAGGGAAAGTTGATGGATTCATAGACAGTGCTAAGCAAGCGGGCGTAATGGCAGATAATTTGCATGCTGTCGGAAAATCTCTTGGAGCAGTGGTTGGTAGCTTGGAGCTTCTCGCCGCATTGCGATCAAATGCTTCACAAGCGGAGATTAGCAAAGAGGCATTCGTTGCCGGCGCCGGGATTGCTGCCGGTATTTTTGCGGGCACTAGCTTAACTATAGGAGTAGCGGTCGCGGTAATCGTCGGTGCTGGGGCTAAACTCTTCTGGGACAACTTTATTGCTCCCAACGTTTCCGATGCCGGCATAGATCTATCTCGCCCTTTTTGGGACAGTCTTTTCGACAGCTTGGGACTGAATCCGGTTCAAAGTAAAATTAAACAGAACACTCTTATTTCCGAACTTCAGGTGGCTTTTGAAAAAGCTGAAACCACGACAAGTCCTCTTATTCTCGATCTTGACGGTGACGGGGTTGAGACTATAAGCAGGACTGCCGATATTCACTTCGATCATGACGGGAATCAGTTTGCGGAAAATACTGGTTGGGTGGGCAAGGATGACGGCCTTTTAGTCTGGGATCGGAACGGAAACGGAAAGATCGATAGCGGACAAGAACTGTTCGGTAGCGAGACATTATTGGCAAACGGTAGCAAAGCTGCGAACGGATTTGCTGCTTTATCCGAGCTAGATGGCAATAATGACGGAAAGGTCGATGCCAATGACGCCGCATATGCGCAATTACGGATTTGGAAGGATGGCGACAGCAATGCAGTAGTGTCTGATGGCGAGTTGATCACACTGGGTGCAGGCGGCATCCAAAGTATGGAAACCGCCTACACAACGCAAGCAGAGATGGATGCGCAAGGCAACCAGCATCTGCAGGTTAGCCAATATATCCGTACAGATGGGAGCGCGCGCAAAGTGACGGACGTATGGTTTAGCGTTGACCAAGCGCGGACAATTAATCAGAACACCATTGTAGTCAGTGAAACAATTTCGGCTTTGCCGGATCTGCAAGGTTTTGGCAACGTCCGGAGCCTGCATCAGGCGATGGCAATCGATACATCCGGCCGGTTACAGTCTCTTGTAGAAGCATTTGCGAGTGAGACAAGCGCGGACGCACGTGCCAACATCATGACGACCTTGGTCTACGCTTGGGCCGGCGTCGAAAATATTGATCCGAATAGCCGCGCCGCAACCCAGATATATGGGAACGTGATCGGCGACGCACGGAAACTTGCTACTCTGGAAGCATTTCTGGGTGAAGGCTACCTTGGGACGTGGTGCTGGGGTGAGCGTGACCCTAATCCTCACGGGAACGCAGCCCCGATCTTGATTAAAGCGTTCGACAAGCTCGTGGCAGAGTTTTCCAGGGAGTTGCTTGCACAAACTCATTTCAACAGTTTATATAACGCCTTCGGTTTAGTTTGGAATGCTAGCTCTGCATCGTTGGAAATCGATGTGACAGAAGTCGTTGCCGCGTTGCAGAGCAAATATGACGCGAACCAAGAAGCGGGTGCTACGTTGATGAGAGAGTTCGGTGTGGCATTGAAGCAGGGCGGAGCTTTCGGTACAAAAGCCTTGGCAGCGTTACATCTGCATGGAAGCAGCGGTGGTACCGAATTTGAATTGTTGTTGTCCCAGATGGGTTGGAGTCAGACCACGGGCGGCAGTGGCGACAATACGTTGTATGGTGATGTTGGTCGCAGCAACGTGCTCCAAGGGCTCGGCGGGAACGACCGGTTATATGGAAACAACTTGGACGATATCCTCGAGGGCGGAACGGGAGACGACTGGCTTTACGGGGAGGACGCGAATGACACCTTGGAAGGCGGACTTGGCAAAGACGTTCTGTCTGGTGGAAAAAATGATGACACTTACGTTTTTTCGCTAGGTGATGGCAACGACACCATAAATGAAAATGCGAACGAAGGTGCCGATGTACTCAAGTTTGGCACAGGAATTTCTCCGATAGATGTTGAGGTTTCCCGAGAAATCATGGATGTTGTTTTGCGCCTTAACGGGACTGATTCAGTTCGTATTGTCGGGTACTTTAATAAAAATGCTATAGATCAAATCAAGTTTTCGGACGGCACAAGCTGGGATTTCGAAACCGTAGCGAATAAAGCATCCTACATCGGTACAGCGGGGACAGATTATATGTACGCGGTAACTGGTGTAGCCAACCGGATCAACGGTCTGGGCGGGAACGACTCCATCTATGGCGCGGACAAGGACGATGTGCTCAACGGCGGTGCGGGGAACGATGTGCTGGAAGGCAGCGGCGGCAACGACACCTATGTCTTCAATCTCGGTGATGGCAGTGACGCGATTGCGGAGAGCACATCGACGTCAGGCGGTACCGATATCCTGAGGCTGGGCGCTGGTCTGGATGCGGCCAGCACCCAGATTGAGCGCCAGAACAGCGATCTGACCCTGGTCTTCAATGGCACCGACAAGGTTAGGATTGTCAACTACTTCAACAAGAACACGGTCGACCAGATCCAGTTTGCGGACGGCACGGTGTGGGACCACGCGGCGATCACGGACAGGCTGACATACAACGGTACGGCTGGAGCGGACTATCTCTACAGCCTGTCGGGTGTGGCTAACCGGATCAACGGTCTGGGTGGGAATGACACCCTCTATGGCGCGGACAAGGACGATGTGCTCAATGGCGGTGTGGGGAACGATGTGCTGGAAGGCAGTGGCGGCAACGACACCTATGTCTTCAATCTCGGTGATGGCAGTGACGCGATTGCGGAGAGCACATCGATGTCAGGCGGTACCGATATCCTGAAGCTGGGCGCTGGTCTGGATGCGGCCGGTACCCAGATTGAGCGCCAGAACAGCGATCTGACCCTGGTCTTCAATGGCACCGACAAGGTTAGGATTGTCAACTACTTCAACAAGAACACGGTTGATCAGATCCAGTTTGCGGATGGCACGGTGTGGGACTATAACGCGGTCGTAGCGCTGCTTCCGTATAACGGTACTGATGGAGCAGACTACATGTATGGTCTGTCGGGTGTAGCCAACCGGATCAACGGTCTGGGCGGGAACGACTCCATCTATGGCGCGGACAAGGACGATGTGCTCAACGGCGGTGCGGGGAACGATGTGCTGGAAGGCAGCGGCGGCAACGACACCTATGTCTTCAATCTCGGTGATGGCAGTGACGCGATTGCGGAGAGCACATCGACGTCAGGCGGTACCGATATCCTGAGGCTGGGCGCTGGTCTGGATGCGGCCAGCACCCAGATTGAGCGCCAGAACAGCGATCTGACCCTGGTCTTCAATGGCACCGACAAGGTTAGGATTGTCAACTACTTCAACAAGAACACGGTCGACCAGATCCAGTTTGCGGACGGCACGGTGTGGGACCACGCGGCGATCACGGACAGGCTGACATACAACGGTACGGCTGGAGCGGACTATCTCTACAGCCTGTCGGGTGTGGCTAACCGGATCAACGGTCTGGGTGGGAATGACACCCTCTATGGCGCGGACAAGGATGACGTACTCAACGGCGGTGTGGGGAACGATGTGCTGGAAGGCAGCGGCGGCAACGACACCTATGTCTTCAATCTCGGTGATGGCAGTGACGCGATTGCGGAGAGCACATCGACGTCAGGCGGTACCGATATCCTGAGGCTGGGCGCTGGTCTGGATGCGGCCAGCACCCAGATTGAGCGCCAGAACAGCGATCTGACCCTGGTCTTCAATGGCACCGACAAGGTTAGGATTGTCAACTACTTCAACAAGAACACGGTCGACCAGATCCAGTTTGCGGACGGCACGGTGTGGGACCACGCGGCGATCACGGACAGGCTGACTTACAACGGTACGGCTGGAGCGGACTATCTCTACAGCCTGTCGGGTGTGGCTAACCGGATCAACGGTCTGGGTGGGAATGACACCCTCTATGGCGCGGACAAGGATGACGTACTCAACGGCGGTGCGGGGAACGATGTGCTGGAAGGCAGCGGCGGCAACGACACCTATGTCTTCAATCTCGGTGATGGCAGTGACGCGATTGCGGAGAGCACATCGATGTCAGGCGGTACCGATATCCTGAAGCTGGGCGCTGGTCTGGATGCGGCCGGTACCCAGATTGAGCGCCAGAACAGCGATCTGACCCTGGTCTTCAATGGCACCGACAAGGTTAGGATTGTCAACTACTTCAACAAGAACACGGTCGACCAGATCCAGTTTGCGGACGGCACGGTGTGGGACCACGCGGCGGTCACGGACAGGCTGACTTACAACGGTACGGCTGGAGCGGACTATCTCTACAGCCTGTCGGGCGTAGCCAACCGGATCAACGGTCTGGGCGGGAACGACTCCCTCTATGGCGCGGACAAGGATGACGTGCTCAACGGCGGTGTGGGGAACGATGTGCTGGAAGGCAGTGGCGGCAACGACACCTATGTCTTCAATCTCGGTGATGGCAGTGACGCGATTGCGGAGAGCACATCGACGTCAGGCGGTACCGATATCCTGAAGCTGGGCGCTGGTCTGGATGCGGCCGGTACCCAGATTGAGCGCCAGAACAGCGATCTGACCCTGGTCTTCAATGGCACCGACAAGGTTAGGATTGTCAACTACTTCAACAAGAACACGGTCGACCAGATCCAGTTTGCGGACGGCACGGTGTGGGACCACGCGGCGGTCACGGACAGGCTGACATACAACGGTACGGCTGGAGCGGACTATCTCTACAGCCTGTCGGGCGTAGCCAACCGGATCAACGGTCTGGGTGGGAACGACTCCCTCTACGGCGCGGACAAGGATGACGTGCTCAACGGCGGTGTGGGGAACGATGTGCTGGAAGGCAGCGGCGGCAACGATACCTATGTCTTCAATCTCGGTGATGGCAGTGACGCGATTGCGGAGAGCACATCGACGTCAGGCGGTACCGATATCCTGAGGCTGGGCGCTGGTCTGGATGCGGCCAGCACCCAGATTGAGCGCCAGAACAGCGATCTGACCCTGGTCTTCAATGGCACCGACAAGGTTAGGATTGTCAACTACTTCAACAAGAACACGGTCGACCAGATCCAGTTTGCGGACGGCACGGTGTGGGACCACGCGGCGGTCACGGACAGGCTGACTTACAACGGTACGGCTGGAGCGGACTATCTCTACAGCCTGTCGGGCGTAGCCAACCGGATCAACGGTCTGGGCGGGAATGACACCCTCTACGGCGCGGACAAGGACGATGTGCTCAACGGCGGTGCCGGGAATGATCAACTCTACGGAGGAGCTGGAAATGATGTGCTGGAAGGCGGAAGCGGAAACGACTTGCTCGCAGGCGAGGGAGGTAACGATATTTTCAGATTTACCGGCCCACTCGACGGGATAGACACGGTATCAAATTTTGTAACTGGTTCTGATGTCATCCATATTATCGGTTCAGGTTTTGGTTTGACGGGTGGCGATGGGGTCTCGTTCTTTACCGGTACATCGACACCGGCTACGTCGGGAGTATCGGCGCAATTCTTATACAACTCCAGTTCGGGCGCGCTGTATTTTGATAGAGATGGAACAGACCTCGCTTATGGTGCAGTACAGGTCGCGACGCTCACAGGATCGAAAACTTTGGTTGCGACCGATTTTGTTGTAGTTGAGGTTTAA